AACAGCTGCAGTTATCAATGGATTTTGAGTTGGCGGTGAGCATGCATTCTGCTCAGAAGTACACTTAGATTCGGGTAGAATGGCCAACTTCCGGGGTGTGTATCCTGAACAGTCGGAAACCGATCCATTTATTGAGGTTGGCCTGGTTCTAGGGATCCGAAATGAACTTCGAGgtgaagaaggtgaaacCTGAAAATTTTCTGCATAGACTAAACCCATGACGGTCTATCAACAAAAACAAGATAGAAATATACTGGATGAGCAGATTTGATGAATATTGTGGCGGTTTTAAAAGCAGCCAGTGCAATCAGAAGATAGAAAGGAATATTGCGGGCTTACGAGACGAGATTGACAAGAAGAGACTGGGAATAGGAACGAAAATAGAAGAGTGATGAAAGGAGACGAGAATTAGAAGTgaaacaagaagaacaaaagaTTGAAGGGAAAAGATGTACATTATGTAAATCAGGAGGTTATATGGGGGACTACTCTGCTGAAAGGAGTttgcaaaatcaaaatcagAAATGTGCGTAAATTATTTAATAATTAAGTAGATAACGTAGCGGGGGGCCAGATGAATCACTCGCTTGAAATTAAGTAACGGCTAATAtaaaaaacgaaaaaagaaaagcttAAGGCAGTGAGTGGGCCAGAAACTAAAAACAAGCAAATAAAAGCTGGCattgaataaataaaggCTTGCATGGGGGTGCCAATATGTGTGTAAATAGCGAGAATCAGGCACTACCATCTAGCAACAGTAATTGAACAATTAATTTAAAAAGGCCTGCTCAATGCGGATAATAGCACTCCACTTACGGTAAATGTAGGCACAAAATTACGGCTTTCAAAATGTAGGCACATCACATCTCACTGCGGATATTATTTACACTGTACTGTACAAACATTACTATGCTAGTAATAAATGCTTATATTCGGCATTCCATTTCAAATGAATCCAATTGAATTACATAGTTCCTAAGAAATGGAACCGAACCCTTTCCACAGAGAGGATAGGATCTTCTTAATCTTGAGAGGCAAACacagcacaaaaaaaaaataataataataataaatcaAGGGAATGCCGATAAGCCAATGAATGTGTAAGACTTctaaaatataataaataggTTGTAGCAATTCGGCGTGGTGCCTTTGCGTATTTAAAAATACGTCATTCTAGCATGCTTTTAAGAAAGTTGAgattaaaaataaggaCAGAAAAATTTAGATTGTAACAAAGGGAACAAAGCCGAAAATACGTGTAGCATCGCCGTTTATACTTAGATTGTCTTTACTGAATTCTTTGAAACCCCAGATTTTGCGATAGAAAACCCTACCCCAAGCACATTTCCTttcataataataatatatgatgaagaaatacAATGCTATCGGGAGGAATATATCCTCATTGATAACGTGAAATTCCACCACTACGGTATAGATACCAACtattatttgaataatatACGTAGAAGTAATAATAGGGCGAGTGCGAATTGGTGGGAAATATTAACGATGGAACAATAACTTTTCTTGCTCAGCATAGCGAAATTCTGGGTTGCAGATATAACAACATAATGTGCAAACATAAATTGTGCGAATACAGGAAATCGGTGTTCACTATTTATGTATGAGCGTGTTATGGATACTCAGAATCAAAATATCCTAGGATGCTTCCAAATACAATCAGCAACTAAGAGGCTAACAATTGGAGCCGAAATTTAGACTTGCTTTCGGACGGTGCCATTTCCGCACCAAGCAGAAAGATTGCGTAATACTCGAATAGTAATGAAAAAGCTAGAAAATGAATCCTTGCACCAAAACGGCAAATGCTTCTCACCATGCGTAGGGGATggggaaatttttcgaGAGCGAGGAGGGAGCAAAAAGCGtgagaaacagaaaaagctATCTCCTTCGGTTCATGAACTTGCGTAATCTTAACATTGTAagttatatttttgatcaGTGATCACCATTATATTTCCCGGTGGCAAATTTGCACATAGACTGAACATTATATGCTTGGGATACTGAAGCAGGCCACCAAATCGGTGCGGTTAATTGGCAGAGCTGGATGCTTTGTGCCTTTCAGTCAAAATCTGACGAGACTATCAAGATTGCCAATAATATTACAAAGCGTGAGAACTTATGCCAGTGAAGCGAAGATTAATGATAAGAAAGTAgagacaacaaaaaaagaagaggaatcTGATTCGTCGTCGTCACTATTTGGATCCTTAACACCAAATGTTTCGACCAAGGATCAGCTGGTTAAAGAAAAGCCAAAGAGTGAGAAAGACGAGCTTGAAGATACAACACCAGGTGAAATCAGCTATGTTGCACCaaaagatgataaaaagCTTCAGGAATATTTACATCCAAAGCCATACAAGACGGTGAATTCATTGTTGAGCCCACTAAAGAGACGCCTCTATCTCGATAACGTCAAAAAGAATGGATTCTTCAAGAATGGGGACAGGATTAAGCTACCAGATGGTAGTTTATACAGTATGAAGCTCACAAGAGAGGTGATAGAAGCATTGGAGCCATCTATTTATTTGAGATCATGGAGGATGAAGTCTTCCGTGAAGAAGACCAACCCGGTTCTTAGAGCATTGAAAAACCTTCcattaaaaaaagccaTCACACAGCTACACTTTATGCAGAAAAAAGTGGCTAGAGAACTAGCAGAAATGCTTGAGAGGGGTCTCAAGGATGCCGAGAGTATGAAATACGACCCTAATAAGATATATGTTGCGGAGTCATGGGTTCACTTTGATGGTTCTCCTCTCAAAAGAGTCGAGTGCAAGGGAAGAGGACGATCTGGAATTATTGTGCAGCGCTTTGTGAGTGTGAGGTTCCTTCTCAAGACAAACCAGACCTTAAAACGTTTGAAACATGAGGAAAATGCAAGGAAGAACAACAAACCTGTGAAATCATTCTTGACAGGCCAGAGTTTAAGAGGGCCAGTATCTCCATTTTACAAGTGGTGAATTAATGAATCAAGTCTAAAATCTTGTACATATACATACACACAATACACATACATTCGTTCTTTAGAAGACGACCTAcatgcttttctttatttcttattgtaTATTAATCGATATTGCAGAgtaaagaagatgaaaatggaataaataaatatgggTGCTGTAGTAGCTATAAATAACAGAAATGGGCCGAACATGTGGTTATCAATTCGTCGTTGCTTGgacttctt
This portion of the Brettanomyces bruxellensis chromosome 1, complete sequence genome encodes:
- a CDS encoding uncharacterized protein (BUSCO:EOG09264LC7), which gives rise to MLGILKQATKSVRLIGRAGCFVPFSQNLTRLSRLPIILQSVRTYASEAKINDKKVETTKKEEESDSSSSLFGSLTPNVSTKDQLVKEKPKSEKDELEDTTPGEISYVAPKDDKKLQEYLHPKPYKTVNSLLSPLKRRLYLDNVKKNGFFKNGDRIKLPDGSLYSMKLTREVIEALEPSIYLRSWRMKSSVKKTNPVLRALKNLPLKKAITQLHFMQKKVARELAEMLERGLKDAESMKYDPNKIYVAESWVHFDGSPLKRVECKGRGRSGIIVQRFVSVRFLLKTNQTLKRLKHEENARKNNKPVKSFLTGQSLRGPVSPFYKW